One Dethiosulfovibrio faecalis genomic region harbors:
- a CDS encoding V-type ATP synthase subunit I yields MGVASVKKLELYAHNTVVDTVLATLQKLGCCEIVLPDGDEDGQKSPAILADLDDKISEARYLLRILEPYYVDEVSSIARSFGEKPECSLRYLASASESFEVKERAEEVRALERKLVEIRSDISQTDGYISFLGELKDMPYPMSLMSSGTESVSGVIGTIPVEKIDQWNRSILDALGEDIETYHVPFGPKDKETWVVMVGLRALESRAMEIAGGFGFSKIDVSKDLSLSSQEEIKRLVEKRERLLKEAEDLDVKMHQKAEDLVPDVRRFSDYWTVLADRARALEGGEYTDEVVLIRSWVPVEEEDELVKALSPVSDLTELRFYDPGESDMPPTLLQNPEWSLPFETLTKLYGAPKYGGIDPTPLLAPFFFIFFGMCLGDGGYGLIMVGFFMAFLKKFKKMPSGTKQFFSLFVLSGIAATLVGALTGSWMGDMIDVVPFLRFLKPIKDIPVLLIPMNDPMAFLGISLVFGIVQIFFGMAVAMKDCLKKGDYMGAFADQLGWMVFLTGLLLLGASAKLPAISWLGKLVTAAGAITLVATQGRDKDGMIQKAISGLLSLYNVTAYLGDVLSYSRLLALGLATSAIAMIINMLAGLSSSIPYVGWLIAIVLFLGGHLFSVAVNVLGAFVHSLRLQYVEFFSKFYAGGGRLFEPLRYNTKYVAISEEGGEG; encoded by the coding sequence ATGGGCGTAGCTAGTGTCAAAAAGCTGGAGCTTTACGCTCACAACACCGTGGTCGACACGGTTCTCGCCACGCTTCAGAAGTTAGGGTGTTGTGAGATCGTCCTTCCCGATGGAGACGAGGATGGACAGAAGTCTCCGGCAATTCTGGCGGATTTGGACGATAAGATCAGCGAAGCCCGATATCTCCTCAGGATACTGGAGCCCTATTATGTGGACGAGGTCAGCTCTATAGCTAGATCCTTTGGGGAAAAACCGGAGTGCTCACTTCGGTATTTGGCTTCCGCGTCCGAATCGTTCGAGGTCAAGGAGAGGGCGGAGGAAGTTCGCGCCCTGGAGAGAAAACTCGTCGAAATTCGATCGGATATATCTCAAACGGACGGATATATCTCTTTTCTTGGCGAGTTGAAGGATATGCCCTATCCGATGAGCCTCATGTCCTCCGGAACCGAAAGCGTCTCCGGTGTAATTGGGACCATCCCGGTCGAAAAGATAGACCAGTGGAATCGGTCCATTTTAGACGCTTTGGGAGAGGACATCGAGACCTATCATGTGCCGTTCGGCCCCAAGGATAAAGAGACCTGGGTCGTGATGGTGGGGCTAAGAGCCTTGGAATCGAGGGCTATGGAGATAGCCGGCGGTTTCGGCTTTTCAAAGATCGATGTTTCGAAAGACCTGTCCCTGTCTTCGCAGGAGGAGATAAAACGCCTCGTCGAGAAGAGGGAGCGGCTTCTAAAAGAGGCCGAGGATCTGGACGTTAAGATGCATCAAAAGGCGGAGGATCTGGTCCCTGACGTCAGAAGGTTCAGCGACTATTGGACTGTCCTTGCCGATCGCGCGAGAGCATTGGAGGGCGGAGAGTACACCGACGAAGTCGTTTTAATCCGCTCCTGGGTTCCGGTGGAAGAAGAGGACGAACTGGTAAAGGCTCTTTCTCCTGTGTCCGATCTTACCGAACTTCGTTTTTACGATCCGGGGGAGTCCGACATGCCTCCGACCCTGCTTCAAAATCCCGAGTGGTCTCTTCCGTTCGAGACCTTGACCAAGCTTTACGGAGCTCCCAAATACGGTGGTATAGATCCGACTCCTCTGTTGGCGCCGTTTTTCTTCATATTCTTCGGAATGTGTCTGGGAGACGGTGGGTACGGTCTCATCATGGTCGGTTTCTTCATGGCCTTCCTTAAAAAATTCAAGAAAATGCCCTCGGGAACCAAGCAATTCTTCTCTCTTTTCGTTCTGTCCGGCATCGCCGCCACCTTGGTCGGCGCCTTAACCGGAAGTTGGATGGGAGACATGATAGACGTAGTACCGTTCCTTCGTTTCCTTAAGCCCATCAAGGATATCCCGGTCCTTCTGATTCCCATGAACGATCCTATGGCCTTTTTAGGGATCTCTCTGGTTTTCGGTATAGTCCAAATATTCTTTGGGATGGCCGTAGCTATGAAGGATTGCCTCAAAAAAGGCGATTACATGGGCGCTTTCGCGGACCAACTCGGATGGATGGTCTTTCTTACCGGACTTCTTCTTTTAGGCGCTTCCGCGAAGTTGCCGGCAATCTCCTGGTTGGGCAAGCTCGTAACAGCAGCTGGAGCGATAACCTTGGTGGCGACACAGGGCAGAGACAAAGACGGCATGATCCAAAAGGCTATCTCTGGGCTCCTGAGCCTGTACAACGTGACAGCCTACTTGGGGGACGTCCTCAGTTACAGTCGTCTCCTGGCCTTGGGATTGGCTACTTCGGCCATCGCTATGATAATAAACATGTTGGCCGGTCTTTCCTCGAGCATTCCTTACGTAGGATGGCTGATAGCCATCGTGCTTTTCCTGGGAGGTCACCTTTTCAGCGTTGCAGTCAACGTTCTGGGAGCGTTCGTCCACTCTCTGCGTCTACAGTACGTGGAGTTTTTTAGCAAGTTCTACGCCGGAGGAGGCCGCCTTTTCGAACCTCTTCGGTATAACACGAAGTACGTCGCCATATCAGAAGAGGGCGGCGAAGGCTAG
- a CDS encoding cell envelope biogenesis protein TolA gives MATSLTEEIKKVEAQAKQRVAEARSEAARIVSKARDEADLMRKESKQEAYKRYKSRLTEVEAEAEKKADSIVAEGEKEAQKFIEAGRKGVGAVSSWVAEEVMARYGRS, from the coding sequence ATGGCGACCAGTCTTACCGAAGAGATCAAAAAGGTCGAAGCTCAGGCTAAACAACGGGTGGCTGAAGCCAGATCCGAGGCAGCTAGGATAGTCTCCAAGGCAAGGGACGAGGCGGATCTTATGCGCAAGGAATCGAAGCAGGAGGCCTACAAGAGGTACAAAAGCCGATTGACCGAGGTCGAGGCGGAGGCGGAAAAAAAGGCCGACTCCATCGTTGCGGAGGGCGAAAAAGAAGCTCAGAAGTTTATCGAGGCCGGTAGAAAAGGTGTCGGTGCTGTGTCCTCCTGGGTTGCGGAAGAGGTGATGGCTAGATATGGGCGTAGCTAG
- the rlmD gene encoding 23S rRNA (uracil(1939)-C(5))-methyltransferase RlmD — protein sequence MGKEITLTVRDVNSRGQGVAVGEDGKVVFLDGGLPSEIVRVSLETEKKNYATAKVLNVEVPSEHRITPRCPWYGLCGGCQLQHGSYDLQLEIKAKSVKDAMERIGRMKVERPICHPSPIQWGYRNKASFPVRSENGGEIGFFRSGSHKLVPIDGCPVLMPHVEKLYVDFRNRVMPELKRDGVPFYDERRHKGLLRHMVIRGNRGGSLLALAVVTSLRDCRGKELLERSLARLKETTQAPFSGVWNENPSRGNRILGERSSTIWGEGVMSEKISNYDLSYDGTAFFQVNPFQAERLFLRASSIVAERGGAVVELYAGVGALTVVLAKAAKTVLAVEEWAPAIEGLLKNVSRNGLDNVKGICNRAEDTVRTMVEAQPDVIVVDPPRGGCASEVLDAVTESSADTLVYVSCNPSTLARDGAKLVSDGWELTTLECFDLFPQTVHVETLASFKRIARG from the coding sequence GTGGGCAAAGAAATCACTCTTACAGTCAGGGACGTGAATTCCAGGGGACAAGGGGTGGCAGTCGGAGAGGACGGCAAAGTAGTCTTCCTGGATGGAGGTCTGCCTTCCGAGATAGTAAGGGTCTCCCTGGAGACGGAGAAAAAAAACTACGCCACTGCTAAGGTCCTTAATGTCGAGGTTCCGTCGGAACATAGGATAACCCCTAGATGTCCCTGGTACGGTCTCTGCGGAGGATGTCAGCTCCAACACGGAAGTTACGATCTACAGCTGGAGATAAAGGCCAAGAGCGTGAAAGACGCCATGGAGAGGATCGGAAGGATGAAGGTAGAGAGACCCATCTGTCACCCGAGTCCTATTCAATGGGGCTATCGTAACAAGGCCTCGTTTCCCGTAAGATCCGAAAACGGTGGGGAAATAGGTTTTTTTAGATCCGGTAGCCATAAGTTGGTCCCCATCGACGGATGTCCCGTTCTCATGCCCCACGTGGAAAAACTCTACGTCGATTTCAGGAATAGGGTGATGCCGGAGTTGAAAAGGGACGGAGTTCCCTTTTACGACGAGAGACGGCATAAAGGCCTGTTGCGACACATGGTTATCAGGGGCAACAGAGGGGGCTCTCTTTTGGCTCTAGCCGTGGTGACATCCCTCAGAGACTGCCGTGGCAAGGAGCTTCTCGAGCGATCCCTAGCTAGGCTGAAGGAGACGACTCAGGCGCCGTTTTCCGGAGTCTGGAACGAAAACCCCTCCAGGGGAAACAGGATACTTGGAGAGAGATCGTCGACGATATGGGGAGAAGGGGTCATGTCGGAAAAGATCTCCAACTACGATCTATCCTATGACGGGACCGCTTTCTTTCAGGTAAATCCGTTTCAGGCGGAAAGGCTCTTCCTCAGAGCGTCCTCTATCGTTGCCGAAAGGGGAGGGGCGGTCGTGGAACTCTACGCCGGAGTAGGGGCCCTGACCGTCGTTTTAGCCAAAGCTGCGAAAACGGTATTGGCGGTGGAGGAGTGGGCACCGGCGATCGAAGGGCTTTTGAAAAACGTCTCCCGTAACGGATTGGACAACGTCAAGGGGATATGCAACAGGGCGGAGGATACCGTTAGAACCATGGTGGAAGCCCAGCCTGACGTGATCGTCGTCGATCCTCCGAGAGGCGGCTGCGCCTCGGAGGTACTGGACGCCGTTACGGAGAGCTCCGCCGATACGTTGGTCTACGTCTCCTGTAATCCATCTACACTGGCAAGAGACGGCGCCAAGCTGGTCTCCGACGGTTGGGAGTTGACCACATTGGAGTGTTTCGACCTGTTCCCCCAGACCGTCCACGTCGAAACCCTGGCCTCGTTCAAACGTATCGCAAGAGGTTGA
- a CDS encoding 2-oxoacid:acceptor oxidoreductase family protein: MSDRFEIRFAGSGGQGVILASVVVGEAVSLYADGLFAVQTQSYGPEARGGSSKAEVVISSEPIDYPMPVQPNLQVILTSQACEKYAAETKPGGRLIIDDFYVKDIPEVDANIYHLPIVKTARDVIGRELVTNMVSLGMVARVLELEKVAEPEAIRKAILSRVPKGTEEMNGKAFDEGYKVFKNSQSLHF, translated from the coding sequence ATGAGCGATCGTTTCGAAATTCGTTTCGCCGGCTCCGGCGGACAGGGCGTTATCTTGGCCTCGGTTGTAGTCGGAGAGGCCGTATCTCTTTACGCCGACGGGCTGTTCGCAGTTCAGACCCAGAGCTACGGTCCCGAAGCCAGAGGAGGCAGCTCCAAGGCAGAGGTGGTCATCTCCAGCGAGCCCATAGACTATCCCATGCCGGTTCAGCCGAATCTACAGGTTATCCTGACTTCCCAAGCTTGCGAGAAGTATGCTGCGGAGACGAAGCCCGGAGGACGGTTGATAATAGACGATTTCTATGTCAAGGATATACCTGAGGTGGACGCCAACATCTATCATCTTCCCATCGTGAAGACGGCGAGAGACGTCATCGGACGAGAGCTTGTCACCAACATGGTATCTCTCGGAATGGTGGCCAGGGTGCTCGAGCTTGAAAAAGTGGCGGAACCCGAAGCGATAAGAAAGGCCATCCTCTCCAGGGTCCCCAAGGGAACGGAGGAGATGAACGGCAAGGCTTTCGACGAGGGCTATAAAGTCTTCAAGAACAGCCAGTCGCTCCACTTTTAG
- a CDS encoding 2-oxoacid:ferredoxin oxidoreductase subunit beta produces the protein MPSKEVYSWLRTRFFPHMWCPGCGHGIIMHSLFRALVDLKKDQSNTVIASGIGCSSRMPGYIDACTLHTTHGRSLGFATGIKMVKPEMTVIDVMGDGDCSAIGGNHFIHACRRNIDITAIVMNNNIYGMTGGQASPTTPGGALATTAPYGAVDPTFDLCRLAEGAGATFVARSTIANPKQAEKYIVDGIKHKGFSVVEIISSCHTQFGRKNNRRTPISNIEFLKSATVTKEKAKDMSPEELYGKIVVGEFVNKTAAEYTEQYLAMTKKVREG, from the coding sequence ATGCCCTCGAAAGAAGTATACAGCTGGCTCAGAACTCGGTTTTTCCCTCATATGTGGTGTCCCGGATGCGGCCACGGCATAATCATGCATTCGCTGTTCCGGGCGTTGGTTGACCTTAAGAAAGACCAGAGCAACACTGTCATAGCCTCCGGTATCGGATGTTCCAGCCGTATGCCCGGTTATATCGATGCCTGCACCCTTCACACGACCCACGGTCGTTCTCTGGGATTCGCCACGGGCATCAAGATGGTCAAGCCGGAGATGACCGTTATAGACGTAATGGGCGACGGAGACTGCTCCGCCATAGGTGGCAACCACTTCATCCACGCCTGCCGACGTAACATCGACATAACGGCCATCGTGATGAACAACAACATCTACGGTATGACCGGAGGACAGGCATCCCCCACCACCCCCGGCGGGGCTTTGGCCACCACCGCTCCTTACGGTGCAGTGGATCCCACCTTCGATCTCTGTCGTTTGGCCGAGGGAGCCGGAGCTACCTTTGTGGCAAGATCGACCATCGCCAACCCCAAACAGGCTGAGAAATATATCGTCGATGGCATAAAACATAAGGGGTTCTCCGTGGTGGAGATAATCTCCAGCTGTCACACCCAGTTCGGTCGTAAGAACAACAGGCGTACTCCCATATCCAACATAGAGTTCCTCAAGTCCGCCACCGTCACCAAGGAAAAGGCAAAGGACATGTCTCCGGAGGAGCTTTACGGCAAGATAGTCGTAGGAGAGTTCGTCAACAAGACCGCTGCCGAGTACACCGAGCAATACCTTGCCATGACCAAGAAAGTGAGGGAAGGCTAA
- a CDS encoding 2-oxoacid:acceptor oxidoreductase subunit alpha: MGKVAFWQGNEALAMGALAAGCRFFGGYPITPSTEIAEKMAEELPKLDGRFIQMEDEISAIAATIGASIAGSKALTATSGPGFSLKQENLGLAYEAEIPIVVVDVMRGGPSTGLPTKAGQQDVMQARWGTHGDHGTIAYAPSSVEECYTMAIEAFNAAEKYRQPVLIMSDAEIGHMREKIEIPDPEDIRISNRKKPTVEMDKFVPYKADPEDDIPPMASFGDGYRWHVTGLTHNDWGFPTNNADEIEKKMTRLMRKIDRFRDDIVRYDTESVEDADILVVSYGSVARSSSRAVKDARARGMKVGHFRPITLWPFPDKELEKLARKVKTIIVPELNCGQMVLEVERAVHGKSRVIPMELVNGDLFHPKDILEKISQEVR, from the coding sequence ATGGGTAAGGTAGCGTTTTGGCAGGGTAACGAGGCTTTGGCTATGGGGGCCTTGGCTGCCGGCTGTCGTTTCTTCGGCGGTTATCCCATAACCCCCTCCACCGAGATTGCTGAAAAGATGGCGGAAGAGCTTCCCAAACTGGACGGTCGCTTCATCCAGATGGAGGACGAGATTTCCGCCATAGCAGCGACCATTGGCGCTTCCATCGCCGGTTCCAAGGCTCTCACCGCGACCTCCGGGCCTGGTTTTTCCCTTAAGCAGGAGAACCTGGGTCTTGCCTACGAGGCGGAGATACCGATAGTCGTAGTCGACGTCATGAGAGGCGGCCCTTCCACGGGGCTTCCCACTAAAGCGGGACAGCAGGACGTCATGCAGGCTCGTTGGGGAACCCACGGGGATCACGGCACTATAGCCTATGCTCCTTCCTCGGTGGAGGAGTGCTACACCATGGCTATAGAGGCCTTCAACGCCGCCGAGAAATATCGTCAGCCGGTGTTGATAATGAGTGACGCCGAGATCGGTCATATGAGAGAGAAGATAGAGATTCCCGATCCCGAGGACATCAGAATCTCGAACAGGAAAAAGCCGACCGTGGAAATGGACAAGTTCGTCCCATATAAAGCAGACCCAGAGGACGATATCCCTCCGATGGCTTCCTTCGGCGACGGCTATCGTTGGCACGTGACCGGTCTTACCCACAACGACTGGGGATTCCCGACCAATAACGCCGACGAGATAGAGAAGAAGATGACCCGTCTGATGAGAAAGATAGACCGGTTCAGAGACGATATAGTCCGTTACGATACCGAGTCCGTCGAGGACGCCGATATCCTGGTGGTCTCTTACGGAAGCGTGGCTCGTTCCAGTTCCAGAGCCGTCAAGGACGCCAGAGCCAGGGGAATGAAGGTAGGACACTTCCGCCCCATAACCCTGTGGCCCTTCCCCGACAAGGAGCTGGAGAAGCTCGCCCGCAAGGTCAAGACCATCATAGTCCCCGAGCTGAACTGTGGCCAGATGGTATTGGAAGTGGAGCGTGCGGTTCACGGAAAATCCAGGGTAATACCCATGGAGTTGGTAAACGGGGATCTGTTCCACCCCAAGGATATCCTCGAAAAAATCTCCCAGGAGGTCAGATAA
- a CDS encoding 4Fe-4S dicluster domain-containing protein, translating into MAKKFEVIINKTWCKGCSLCVEICPKKVLGIDDRQKAEPFEPEKCIGCRQCENICPDLAITIREAEKNG; encoded by the coding sequence TTGGCGAAGAAGTTTGAGGTAATCATCAACAAGACCTGGTGCAAAGGATGTTCACTCTGTGTGGAGATCTGTCCTAAGAAGGTCCTCGGCATCGACGACAGACAGAAAGCCGAGCCTTTCGAGCCCGAAAAGTGCATAGGGTGTCGCCAGTGCGAGAATATCTGTCCCGACTTGGCTATAACGATTAGGGAGGCGGAAAAAAATGGGTAA
- the tsaB gene encoding tRNA (adenosine(37)-N6)-threonylcarbamoyltransferase complex dimerization subunit type 1 TsaB: MDRILALDCSNRWTCGGIVSEGIPVSEINVDLGRTQAAMLPSLVDSLLSFSGMSLQDIDAIAVTVGPGYFTGIRIAVAYGVSLAKGLRLPVIPISSLEALARGATPIIGDLTVPCIRAGRDAVYSAAFYLTDDGFEEVMAEKERSLSDLSSALNDLDGFSKVVVTEDRTCRGMQYDGSINLIPSIGGIATALTAWHRKDYAVDPEAVKARYHRDPGIGGFSR; encoded by the coding sequence ATGGATAGAATTCTGGCCCTGGACTGTTCCAATCGTTGGACCTGCGGGGGAATCGTCTCCGAGGGGATCCCGGTTTCCGAGATCAACGTGGATCTCGGAAGGACCCAGGCAGCCATGCTTCCGTCTCTCGTGGATTCACTTCTCTCTTTTTCCGGGATGTCCTTGCAAGATATAGATGCGATAGCGGTTACGGTAGGTCCCGGGTATTTTACCGGAATACGCATAGCCGTGGCATATGGCGTCTCTCTCGCCAAGGGGCTGAGGCTTCCGGTTATACCGATAAGCTCTCTCGAAGCCCTGGCTAGGGGAGCTACCCCTATCATAGGGGATCTGACCGTCCCCTGTATAAGAGCTGGCCGAGATGCTGTCTATTCCGCCGCTTTTTATCTAACCGACGACGGATTCGAGGAGGTCATGGCCGAAAAAGAGAGATCTTTATCCGATCTATCGTCGGCCTTGAACGATTTAGACGGTTTTTCCAAGGTAGTGGTGACGGAAGACCGTACATGTCGAGGCATGCAATACGATGGTTCCATAAACCTTATTCCGAGTATCGGTGGTATCGCTACAGCCTTGACGGCTTGGCACCGCAAGGACTATGCGGTAGACCCCGAGGCCGTAAAGGCTAGATATCATAGAGATCCCGGCATAGGTGGTTTTTCAAGATAA
- the tsaE gene encoding tRNA (adenosine(37)-N6)-threonylcarbamoyltransferase complex ATPase subunit type 1 TsaE → MTFSITTTSSEETESFGAAFAKALTPGSIVLLNGTLGMGKTTFVRGMLKALGWREVRSPSFTLVNEYDSTIPVAHADLYRLEKVDFRELGLDEYSDDGWVVVIEWPERLTSVPKLEGFSVFFKGDEDDAFLRTIEVDPLDDVSRDLFDSLDLEDWRH, encoded by the coding sequence ATGACTTTTTCGATTACAACCACGTCGTCGGAGGAGACTGAGTCTTTCGGTGCCGCCTTCGCAAAAGCCCTGACTCCGGGGTCGATAGTCCTGTTGAACGGTACTTTGGGTATGGGAAAGACCACCTTCGTCAGAGGGATGCTCAAAGCACTTGGATGGAGGGAAGTGAGAAGCCCTTCTTTTACCTTGGTTAACGAGTACGATTCGACCATCCCGGTAGCCCATGCCGATCTTTATCGTCTGGAAAAGGTCGATTTCAGAGAGCTGGGGCTGGACGAATACAGCGACGACGGATGGGTTGTCGTGATCGAATGGCCCGAGAGACTGACCTCCGTTCCTAAGCTGGAGGGTTTTTCCGTCTTTTTCAAGGGAGACGAGGACGATGCTTTCCTCAGAACCATAGAGGTCGATCCTCTGGACGATGTCAGTAGAGATCTTTTTGATTCCTTGGACCTAGAGGATTGGAGGCATTGA
- a CDS encoding NAD(P)H-hydrate dehydratase, with amino-acid sequence MKTLNKIYPSEVIQSADRYAMDRLGIPSEILMENAGIACADMAASMSAVGDEVAILAGTGSNGGDGFVVARHLARMGRRVSVFLAGDESRLSGAASANYSILTKLHIPCVKTEDLSDTELADSVGRASLVIDALLGTGAKGAPRGEVLRAVCSARKARQILAIDGPSGVDLSDGTVLGEVIKADVTVTMIAGKIGHFVSPGRIYSGDLVIAHIGVDDEVIVRDDEELSMDLIDRRWVEERYPSTRLDAHKGSRGGVLIIAGSLRYPGAAALASMGALRGGAGLCVLAAPEIVRPYISSLPEVIFEPMNTPDELSAILDRWRERCSVAVVGPGLDRNGLSEEIFSCFWEDGGYKTVVDGDGLFFLASRKDRRENLLITPHEGEAARLLDWTPSDVAYRRLSAVTELGEKYGLCLLKGYGTLISDGRRRSVISSGNQALSIPGSGDVLSGLVGAMWARGLSSMEAGAMASWIHGVSGENLSEKSVDGLRASEIADEIPSVMGEVL; translated from the coding sequence ATGAAAACCTTAAATAAGATTTATCCTTCTGAGGTCATACAGTCCGCAGATAGGTACGCCATGGATCGCCTGGGCATACCCTCTGAGATACTCATGGAAAACGCCGGTATCGCATGTGCCGATATGGCAGCCTCCATGTCCGCAGTCGGGGACGAAGTGGCCATATTAGCCGGTACCGGAAGCAACGGAGGCGACGGATTCGTAGTGGCCAGGCATCTTGCCAGAATGGGCCGACGTGTCTCCGTCTTTCTCGCTGGGGACGAGTCCCGTCTGTCCGGTGCCGCCTCTGCAAACTATTCCATCCTGACCAAACTTCACATACCGTGTGTAAAAACAGAGGATCTTTCCGATACGGAGTTGGCTGACTCGGTCGGTCGAGCTTCCCTGGTAATCGACGCATTGCTCGGTACCGGTGCTAAGGGAGCTCCCAGAGGGGAGGTCCTCCGTGCCGTATGCTCCGCCCGAAAGGCTAGACAGATCTTAGCCATAGACGGCCCGTCAGGTGTCGACCTGAGCGACGGTACCGTTCTCGGAGAGGTGATAAAGGCAGACGTGACGGTGACCATGATTGCCGGAAAGATCGGCCATTTCGTTTCCCCAGGGCGAATTTATTCAGGGGATCTCGTTATAGCTCATATAGGCGTGGACGACGAGGTCATCGTCAGAGACGACGAGGAGCTGTCCATGGACCTGATAGACAGACGGTGGGTAGAGGAGAGATACCCTTCTACCCGTCTGGACGCCCACAAGGGAAGCCGCGGAGGCGTGTTGATAATCGCCGGGTCTCTCAGATATCCGGGGGCTGCCGCTTTGGCCTCCATGGGGGCTCTCAGAGGAGGCGCTGGGCTCTGCGTCTTGGCGGCTCCAGAGATCGTGAGGCCCTATATTTCCTCTCTCCCGGAGGTCATTTTCGAGCCGATGAACACTCCCGACGAACTGAGCGCTATTCTCGACAGATGGAGAGAGAGGTGTTCCGTCGCCGTGGTGGGGCCAGGTCTGGACAGGAACGGCCTTTCAGAGGAGATCTTCTCCTGCTTTTGGGAGGATGGAGGCTATAAAACCGTCGTAGACGGAGACGGGCTTTTCTTCTTGGCCTCTCGAAAGGATCGCCGGGAAAACCTATTGATAACTCCCCACGAGGGAGAGGCCGCCAGGCTTTTAGATTGGACTCCATCCGATGTGGCTTACCGAAGGTTGTCTGCCGTGACCGAGCTAGGGGAAAAATACGGCCTCTGTCTTTTGAAGGGATACGGAACATTGATAAGCGACGGTCGGAGGCGTTCTGTCATCTCCTCGGGTAATCAGGCCCTGTCCATACCGGGTTCGGGAGACGTCCTCTCAGGGTTGGTCGGAGCGATGTGGGCTAGAGGTCTATCCTCCATGGAGGCTGGGGCTATGGCCTCGTGGATCCATGGAGTCTCTGGAGAAAATCTCTCTGAGAAAAGCGTGGATGGACTAAGAGCTTCAGAGATAGCCGACGAGATTCCATCGGTGATGGGAGAGGTTCTATGA
- the acpS gene encoding holo-ACP synthase — protein sequence MVLGVGVDLCRVSRLARCIENDRFLKRVFSPEEIDYAMSRPVPARHLAASFAAREAFSKASGVHLAKVVFQGVWVSRTEKGPSIRLGGLSPEIGQYLRENRFHLSLSHDGDYALAFVVMEEGPYHENLK from the coding sequence ATGGTTCTCGGTGTAGGCGTCGATCTCTGTCGAGTATCTCGACTGGCGAGGTGCATAGAAAACGATCGTTTTCTCAAGAGGGTCTTCTCTCCTGAGGAAATAGACTACGCCATGTCCCGTCCGGTTCCTGCCAGACATTTGGCCGCTTCTTTCGCTGCCAGAGAGGCATTCTCAAAGGCCTCCGGCGTTCACCTGGCCAAGGTGGTCTTTCAAGGAGTTTGGGTTTCCCGAACGGAGAAAGGTCCTTCCATCAGGTTGGGCGGACTTTCTCCGGAGATCGGACAATATTTAAGAGAGAACCGTTTTCACCTTTCGTTGAGCCATGACGGTGACTACGCATTAGCTTTTGTGGTTATGGAGGAGGGGCCATACCATGAAAACCTTAAATAA
- the proC gene encoding pyrroline-5-carboxylate reductase encodes MRRKIAVIGAGALGGAVAEGLYLKGQDVMVYDTSAERRLDMEGKGISVADEMDEALMHGEIVFWALKPHIVLSVIETNSDKLSGKLCCSLAACVDLKLLKKSASDARWTRAMTNICASVCKAFTGYSLSAEVTEKDREFLREVLSFIGLAREVSEGDLDGITGISGSGPAYVFTILESFIQGGLASGLKADVSFEAAAMTLIGSAELALQGGEHPAAYKDRVCTPAGTTIDALRVLESGGLRTSIIEAVVVASEKGRSGARALRENLSSR; translated from the coding sequence GTGAGACGTAAAATCGCTGTAATCGGAGCCGGTGCTTTAGGAGGTGCCGTCGCCGAGGGGCTCTATCTTAAGGGACAGGACGTCATGGTCTACGATACTAGCGCCGAAAGACGTCTGGACATGGAGGGTAAGGGCATCTCCGTAGCCGATGAAATGGACGAGGCCCTGATGCACGGTGAAATTGTATTCTGGGCCTTAAAGCCCCATATCGTCTTGTCGGTGATAGAGACCAACTCCGACAAACTCTCCGGAAAACTCTGTTGTTCTCTGGCGGCCTGCGTGGATTTGAAACTATTGAAGAAGAGCGCTTCCGATGCCCGTTGGACCAGAGCCATGACCAATATATGTGCGTCGGTATGCAAGGCTTTCACCGGATATAGCCTATCGGCTGAGGTTACCGAAAAAGACAGAGAGTTTCTTCGCGAGGTTCTATCCTTTATCGGGCTGGCTAGAGAAGTCTCCGAAGGCGATCTGGACGGTATTACAGGAATATCCGGCTCCGGTCCGGCCTATGTCTTCACCATCCTGGAGTCCTTCATCCAGGGCGGACTGGCCTCCGGTCTGAAAGCGGACGTCTCCTTCGAGGCCGCGGCGATGACCCTGATAGGATCCGCCGAGCTCGCCCTGCAGGGGGGAGAGCATCCCGCGGCCTATAAAGACAGGGTATGCACCCCCGCTGGCACGACCATAGATGCCTTGAGGGTTCTCGAATCCGGTGGTCTCAGGACGTCCATTATCGAGGCGGTCGTCGTTGCCAGCGAGAAGGGACGTTCCGGTGCTCGTGCCTTGAGAGAAAATTTATCGAGTAGATAG